The Novosphingobium sp. MMS21-SN21R genome contains a region encoding:
- a CDS encoding MarR family transcriptional regulator has product MAGSKEPVGDQAAKGQQRSRYDGQIPVRVRTASDLLEDCARLILDDGTFIGSTELRILGLLAEHEGLSISEISRNLFVDKAWISRRIKLLADMQLVQLDRHDMDSRLLLARLTDEGRSRFARTMQSVTPVYAEIVAGMDEAATITLLDRLECNLRNLNARLRQMRSADAGESSPHLSKVSGP; this is encoded by the coding sequence GTGGCAGGCAGCAAGGAACCAGTCGGTGATCAGGCGGCAAAAGGGCAGCAGCGCTCGCGCTATGATGGGCAGATACCGGTGCGCGTGCGCACCGCATCCGACCTGCTTGAGGATTGCGCCAGACTGATCCTCGATGACGGGACTTTCATCGGTTCGACCGAGCTTCGGATTCTCGGACTTCTGGCCGAACATGAGGGGCTGTCGATCAGCGAGATCAGCCGCAACCTGTTCGTCGACAAGGCATGGATAAGTCGCCGCATCAAACTGCTGGCAGACATGCAACTTGTGCAGCTGGACCGCCACGACATGGATTCCAGACTGCTCCTGGCCCGATTGACCGATGAGGGGCGCAGCCGATTTGCGCGGACCATGCAGTCAGTCACGCCGGTCTATGCCGAAATCGTGGCGGGCATGGACGAGGCCGCCACGATCACACTGCTCGACCGCCTTGAATGCAACCTCAGAAATCTCAACGCCCGCTTGCGCCAGATGCGCAGCGCGGATGCGGGCGAGAGCTCACCTCATCTTTCTAAAGTGTCTGGCCCCTGA
- a CDS encoding NAD(P)H-dependent oxidoreductase: MTRARILLIAGSTRDGSFNQSLVSAATRKFNAAGADALPLSLQDYDMPLCDAGVSERGIPDAVTALHALFAAHDGIFLATPEYNSFPSPLLLNMIDWLSRVRHYEGGMIEAFERSVFGIGAASPSPIGGYRALMMLRQKLALGVGATVVPAMIAVSAAYQAFDAEGNLANEQDAQNLDKVVHQLLEAVRQRA, encoded by the coding sequence ATGACGCGCGCCCGCATTCTTCTCATTGCCGGATCCACTCGCGACGGTTCGTTCAACCAGTCGCTGGTGAGCGCCGCCACCCGGAAATTCAACGCTGCCGGCGCGGATGCGTTGCCATTATCTTTGCAAGATTACGACATGCCGCTTTGTGATGCAGGCGTTTCAGAGCGCGGCATTCCGGATGCGGTGACCGCGTTGCATGCTCTTTTCGCCGCGCACGACGGGATCTTCCTGGCGACGCCGGAATACAACTCCTTCCCCAGTCCTTTGCTCCTGAACATGATCGACTGGCTTTCGCGTGTACGCCATTACGAAGGCGGCATGATCGAAGCGTTCGAACGCTCGGTCTTCGGGATAGGTGCAGCTTCGCCCAGCCCGATCGGTGGCTATCGGGCGCTGATGATGCTGCGCCAGAAGCTGGCGCTCGGCGTCGGCGCTACTGTTGTACCCGCAATGATCGCAGTGTCTGCAGCCTATCAGGCATTTGATGCAGAGGGCAATCTGGCGAACGAACAGGACGCGCAAAACCTCGACAAGGTGGTCCACCAACTGCTTGAAGCCGTCCGCCAGCGGGCTTGA